In a genomic window of Mercenaria mercenaria strain notata chromosome 19, MADL_Memer_1, whole genome shotgun sequence:
- the LOC128551182 gene encoding uncharacterized protein LOC128551182, whose product MEKWICLFLCLLLPIYGTASSQLFGHMGCFDENSFPERNNIYYLFTMTGTSCMEICRSVSLRYAATKGHRCFCSKSISISPYTGSFKCNYTCPGNKTEICGGETSLSIYDTWAVQTTIRSTTTNSSMKITSEIASMSTEQVDHDTGRRTDDLVSVHISVPVLITVAVAISVAINVVIIFRLRRKRRKRRNSYRNRPRTTVGNSDDYLNASLPTNLQHHDNSYASIPNTHSDHRVTIVDNNYLNESLQSNFLHPVAANTDSNYASDSSHSVCIVSSEEHEYVDISYEELLSQRKDNHCYSQLKT is encoded by the exons CTTCCCAACTATTTGGTCATATGGGCTGTTTTGACGAAAACTCATTTCCTGAAAGAAATAACATTTACTATTTATTCACAATGACTGGTACTTCGTGTATGGAAATATGTCGTTCTGTAAGCTTGAGATATGCAGCGACAaag GGACACCGCTGTTTCTGTTCTAAAAGTATCAGTATCTCCCCCTACACTGGATCATTCAAATGCAACTATACATGTCCTGGTAATAAGACAGAAATATGTGGGGGAGAAACGTCACTTTCAATTTATGATACATGGG CTGTACAGACAACAATTCGATCTACGACCACAAACAGTTCCATGAAAATAACATCTGAAATTGCAAGTATGTCTACTGAACAGGTTGATCACGATACAG GAAGAAGAACCGATGACCTCGTTTCCGTTCACATCTCAGTTCCAGTTTTGATCACGGTTGCTGTTGCCATAAGTGTTGCCATAAATGTAGTCATCATCTTCCGTCTTAGGCG AAAGAGAAGAAAACGGAGAAACTCGTATAGGAACCGCCCACGTACTACAGTGGGTAATTCTGATGATTATTTAAACGCATCCTTGCCGACTAACCTTCAACATCATGATAATTCATACGCGTCCATACCAAACACTCATTCCGACCACAGAGTTACCATTGTTGACAACAACTATTTAAACGAGTCCTTGCAGAGTAACTTTTTGCATCCTGTTGCAGCAAATACTGACAGCAATTATGCAAGCGACTCGTCACACAGTGTTTGCATTGTCTCTTCTGAAGAACATGAGTATGTAGACATCAGTTACGAAGAATTACTCAGTCAACGTAAAGATAACCATTGCTACAGTCAACTgaaaacataa